The following proteins come from a genomic window of Anopheles ziemanni chromosome 3, idAnoZiCoDA_A2_x.2, whole genome shotgun sequence:
- the LOC131288115 gene encoding luciferin sulfotransferase, whose protein sequence is MDIEYRPIPVEIKERLDRFFGRKDHFVEVNPGQVIMPQKYVDLGESIRTLPIRSDDVWLMSFPRAGSTWAQEMVWLLGNNLDYEGARNQLQQVRTPLLELSAIFSDDHTVEDTVTRHERIDSVQCVRQMPGRRFIKCHLPWQLHPHELGTVRPKMIYVVRNPKDLCVSYYYYCQLIHRSEGTFQELCDIFLADQAPIGPMWAHALAFWKRRNQDNILFLKYEDMKRNLPQVIRRCAQFLEFGRELTEDEVQRMCEHLQFDRMQRNPAVNLEPLMKESPIVKKDAGVKFIRKGEIGDWKNHMDAATSARFDAWIEEHFGGSGLEFEYE, encoded by the exons ATGGACATCGAGTATCGACCGATTCCGGTGGAAATAAAGGAACGGCTGGACCGTTTTTTCGGCCGTAAGGACCACTTCGTTGAGGTGAACCCGGGTCAGGTGATTATGCCCCAGAAGTATGTGGACTTGGGTGAATCCATTCGTACGCTACCGATCCGTTCGGATGATGTTTGGCTGATGTCATTCCCGCGGGCGGGATCTACCTGGGCACAGGAAATGGTGTGGCTGCTCGGTAACAATCTTGACTACGAAGGGGCCCGAAATCAGCTGCAGCAGGTCCGGACGCCACTGCTCGAACTGTCGGCCATCTTTTCCGACGATCACACCGTGGAAGATACCGTGAC TCGTCACGAACGGATCGATTCGGTGCAGTGTGTGCGTCAGATGCCCGGAAGGCGCTTTATCAAATGTCACCTTCCTTGGCAGTTGCATCCCCACGAGCTGGGCACGGTGCGACCCAAAATGATCTACGTCGTGCGCAATCCGAAGGACCTGTGCGTGTCGTACTATTACTACTGCCAGCTGATCCATCGATCCGAGGGAACCTTCCAGGAGCTTTGTGACATCTTCCTGGCCGATCAGGCTCCCATTGGCCCGATGTGGGCCCATGCGCTCGCCTTTTGGAAGCGGCGCAACCAAGACAACATCCTCTTCCTGAAGTACGAAGACATGAAGCGCAACCTGCCGCAAGTGATACGCCGCTGTGCGCAATTTCTGGAGTTTGGGCGCGAGCTGACGGAAGACGAAGTGCAGCGGATGTGTGAGCATCTGCAATTTGACCGTATGCAGCGCAATCCGGCCGTCAATCTGGAACCGTTGATGAAGGAGTCACCGATCGTGAAGAAAGACGCTGGTGTGAAGTTCATACGAAAGGGTGAGATAGGCGACTGGAAAAACCACATGGATGCAGCGACGTCCGCCCGTTTCGACGCGTGGATCGAGGAACACTTCGGGGGCAGCGGATTGGAGTTTGAGTACGAATGa